Proteins encoded within one genomic window of Episyrphus balteatus chromosome 1, idEpiBalt1.1, whole genome shotgun sequence:
- the LOC129919273 gene encoding NADH dehydrogenase [ubiquinone] 1 alpha subcomplex assembly factor 3, translating to MAQLAIRSLCVFSGIQITRAVLRNRPRSKAPVVISALRTYGTAYEADGKTKVNILNKELDLGLMINGFSQYGFRLNNDMVIVGPMAIFPRSVLSWNISSFEEINEDSLSIFYTLEPKIDVLVIGIGDQKVTPQLSMKIIQFMKKYKINVEILTTEQACATFNFLNAESRMVAAALIPPLHITYNENNVLQTKLRQKQLYQVDDF from the exons ATGGCGCAGTTAGCTATCCGTTCATTATGTGTATTTTCTGGGATACAAATTACACGAGCAGTTCTTCGAAATCGACCAAGATCTAAAGCACCCGTTGTTATATCGGCATTAAGAACTTATGGAACAGCATATGAAGCTGATGGTAAAACGAAAGTCAATATACTAAATAAGGAACTTGATTTGGGACTTATGATCAATGGATTTAGTCAATATGGGTTCCGATTGAACAATGATATGGTTATAGTAGGACCTATGGCTATATTTCCAag atcGGTATTGTCATGGAATATAAGCAGCTTTGAAGAGATAAATGAGGATAGTTTGAGTATATTTTACACATTAGAACCTAAAATAGATGTTTTAGTGATTGGTATCGGTGATCAGAAAGTCACACCACAACTATCTatgaaaataatacaatttatgaagaaatataaaatcaatGTTGAGATATTGACCACCGAACAG GCTTGCGCAACGTTTAACTTCTTAAACGCAGAAAGTCGTATGGTTGCTGCAGCTCTAATACCTCCCCTGCACATAACATACAATGAAAATAACGTACTTCAAACTAAATTAAGGCAAAAACAATTGTATCAGGTTGATGATTTTTAA